A stretch of DNA from Pseudomonadota bacterium:
AATGGGATCAGGTAAACCCCAAGGCCAAAGATATCTTTAATTGTGTAGTAAGGGTGGAATGGAATGAAGTCCGTATCCTTCTTCAGGTCAATACCCACTGGGTTGTTTGACTTGTGCGTGTGTAGTGCCCAAAGGTGAAGGAAGACAACACCAACAATCACAAATGGTAGCAGGTAGTGTAGTGAGAAGAAGCGGTTTAGCGTCGCGTCACCAACACTGTAGCCACCCCATAGCCAGATCACAACGTGCTCACCAACAAACGGGATAACCGATAGTAGGTTGGTAATGACCGTTGCACCCCAGAAACTCATTTGTCCCCATGGCAGTACGTAGCCCATGAATGCTGTCGCCATCATGAGGAAGAAGATGATGATACCCATCCACCAAAGAACCTCACGAGGGCCTTTGTAAGAGCCGTAGTACAAACCACGTGCCATGTGAATGTAAACCACAATGAAGAAGAAACTCGCCCCAACCATGTGCATGTTACGGATCAACCATCCGTACTCAACGTCGCGCATAATGTGTTGGATCGAGTCAAACGCAAGGTTTACATCTGGTTTGTAGTGCATCACAAGGAAGATACCTGTGATGATTTGTAGCATAAGCGCGATACCTGCAAGAGAACCAAAGTTCCACATGTAGCTCAGGTTTTTTGGTGTTGGATAATCAACAGCGCTATGTTTCATGAATGAGAAAATCGGCAGGCGGTAGTCAAACCACTCGATCGCTTTTTGTGTATTACTTTTGCTCATCGTTTACTCCTTAACCAATTTTAATCATTGTTGGGCTGAGGAATTCGTATGGAGGAACCTCTAGGTTAGATGGTGCTGGGCCACGACGTACACGACCTGATGCATCAAACTGAGAACCATGGCATGGGCAAATCCAACCGTCGTATTCGCCACCATCCATAGGGACACATCCAAGGTGT
This window harbors:
- a CDS encoding cytochrome b N-terminal domain-containing protein, which produces MSKSNTQKAIEWFDYRLPIFSFMKHSAVDYPTPKNLSYMWNFGSLAGIALMLQIITGIFLVMHYKPDVNLAFDSIQHIMRDVEYGWLIRNMHMVGASFFFIVVYIHMARGLYYGSYKGPREVLWWMGIIIFFLMMATAFMGYVLPWGQMSFWGATVITNLLSVIPFVGEHVVIWLWGGYSVGDATLNRFFSLHYLLPFVIVGVVFLHLWALHTHKSNNPVGIDLKKDTDFIPFHPYYTIKDIFGLGVYLIPFTFMVCYAPEYLGHTDNYIPADPMVTPAHIVPEWYFLPFYAILRAVPDKLLGVVAMVAAIAILFVLPWLDKGKTRSARFRPIFRPLLILFFINMFVLGWVGAKPPEGIYITIGRLATFYHFAFFLVLPLVNKIEKPKPVPKSL